A stretch of the Archangium violaceum genome encodes the following:
- a CDS encoding GNAT family N-acetyltransferase — MIHEAELSPTPSPARWLEVGTVRELSQLAGLRSAWDALLDESQAGPFNAWEWLYPWCRRIGADRKPFVLQAKDRSGALVGLMPLGFDYHWVLGRPIRRLAFLGETHVGSDYLDVVARRGREEEVARTFAGALWELRDQWDVLDLTNLREDSVTVRVLRETFEKHRAELQLSTRYVCPYESLGKGESFDDFLKRTSRRDNYLRRKKWLEKQEGYRIEKTEAPGALAGPLTDFFRLHAMRWESDGGSQGIRGRGVEAFHRDATQLLAERGRLRFYTMKVGGQAVASVYGILHRDSFIYFQSGYDPAWRNRSVGLVLVGETFRDALEAGLTEYDFLRGTESYKSDWTTRQRRTVSLRVLSPGGSGAWLVRRDEAMRQVREVAKRVLPQDAVERVRRFRRKLSAVRG; from the coding sequence GTGATTCACGAAGCGGAACTGTCACCCACGCCGAGCCCCGCGAGGTGGCTGGAAGTGGGCACCGTGCGGGAGCTGTCCCAGCTGGCGGGACTGAGGAGCGCCTGGGACGCGCTGCTGGACGAGAGCCAGGCGGGCCCGTTCAACGCATGGGAGTGGCTGTACCCGTGGTGCAGACGCATCGGAGCGGACCGCAAGCCCTTCGTGCTGCAGGCGAAGGATCGGAGCGGGGCGCTGGTGGGGCTGATGCCGCTGGGTTTCGATTACCACTGGGTGCTGGGCAGGCCCATCCGGCGGCTGGCGTTCCTGGGCGAGACGCACGTGGGCAGCGACTACCTGGACGTGGTGGCCAGGAGGGGCCGCGAGGAGGAGGTGGCACGCACCTTCGCCGGAGCCCTGTGGGAGCTGAGGGATCAGTGGGACGTGCTGGACCTGACGAACCTGCGAGAGGACTCGGTGACGGTGCGGGTGCTGCGGGAGACCTTCGAGAAGCACCGGGCGGAGCTCCAGCTGTCCACGCGGTACGTGTGCCCGTACGAGTCGCTCGGGAAGGGCGAGTCCTTCGACGACTTCCTGAAGCGCACGAGCCGGCGGGACAACTACCTGCGCCGCAAGAAGTGGCTGGAGAAGCAGGAGGGCTACCGCATCGAGAAGACGGAGGCGCCGGGCGCGCTGGCGGGGCCGCTGACGGACTTCTTCCGGCTGCACGCGATGCGGTGGGAGTCGGATGGGGGCTCTCAGGGCATCCGGGGCCGGGGCGTGGAGGCGTTCCATCGTGATGCCACGCAACTGCTGGCCGAGCGGGGCCGGCTGCGCTTCTACACGATGAAGGTGGGAGGGCAGGCGGTGGCCTCGGTGTACGGCATCCTCCACCGCGACTCCTTCATCTACTTCCAGTCCGGCTATGACCCGGCCTGGCGCAACCGCAGCGTGGGGCTGGTGCTGGTGGGCGAGACGTTCCGCGACGCCCTCGAGGCCGGGCTCACCGAGTACGACTTCCTGCGCGGCACCGAGTCCTACAAGTCCGACTGGACCACGAGGCAGCGGCGCACCGTGTCGCTGCGGGTGCTCTCTCCGGGAGGGAGCGGAGCGTGGCTCGTGCGGCGCGACGAGGCGATGCGGCAGGTGCGCGAGGTGGCCAAGCGCGTGCTGCCCCAGGACGCGGTCGAGCGGGTGCGCAGGTTCCGGCGCAAGCTCTCCGCGGTCCGCGGGTAG
- a CDS encoding DegT/DnrJ/EryC1/StrS family aminotransferase yields MEEMTNARLFVPALPTLWPGMLFGRREPSNFMPFSAPNVRWFYFARNAVWLTVKMLGLDKGEVLMPAYHHGVEVEAVADAGATPRFYRVGSRWDVDVEDVEQRIGPKTKALYLIHYAGFPSPAEEMRRLADKHGLPLIEDCALSLLSADGSVPLGTTGDIGIFCLYKTLPLPHGGALTVNGPRSYSLPEPPTPPFTSTLSHTLSALLQNLELRGGAFGRGVRSLIRSLGKGAVKAADIQRVATGTQHFERRHVDLGMSPFAKRIAQAQDLEAIVERRRRNYFFLLGRLRDVSAPLFNQLPAGVCPLFYPLVVADKAEVLARLHSKGIEAIDFWKHFHPACDASAFPEVAQLRRSIVEIPCHQDLSPEVMAEVATVVRGALTQDRRTRKHAG; encoded by the coding sequence ATGGAAGAAATGACGAATGCCCGGCTGTTCGTTCCCGCCCTGCCCACGTTGTGGCCGGGCATGCTGTTCGGCCGGCGCGAGCCGAGCAACTTCATGCCCTTCAGCGCGCCCAACGTGCGCTGGTTCTACTTCGCCCGCAACGCCGTGTGGCTGACGGTGAAGATGCTGGGGTTGGACAAGGGCGAGGTGCTCATGCCGGCCTACCACCACGGTGTGGAGGTGGAGGCGGTGGCGGACGCCGGGGCCACGCCGCGCTTCTACCGGGTGGGCAGCCGCTGGGACGTGGATGTGGAGGACGTGGAGCAGCGCATCGGTCCGAAGACGAAGGCGCTCTACCTCATCCACTACGCGGGCTTCCCCAGCCCCGCCGAGGAGATGCGCCGGCTGGCGGACAAGCACGGCCTGCCGCTCATCGAGGACTGCGCGCTGTCGCTGCTGAGCGCGGACGGCTCGGTGCCGCTGGGGACGACGGGGGACATCGGCATCTTCTGCCTCTACAAGACGTTGCCGCTGCCGCACGGTGGGGCGCTCACCGTCAACGGCCCGCGCTCGTACAGCCTGCCGGAGCCGCCCACGCCTCCCTTCACCTCCACGCTGAGCCATACGCTGTCCGCGCTGCTGCAGAACCTGGAGCTGCGCGGGGGCGCGTTCGGGCGCGGGGTGCGCAGCCTCATCCGGAGCCTCGGCAAGGGGGCGGTGAAGGCGGCGGACATCCAGCGGGTGGCCACGGGGACGCAGCACTTCGAGCGGCGGCACGTGGACCTGGGGATGAGCCCGTTCGCGAAGCGGATCGCCCAGGCGCAGGACCTGGAGGCGATCGTCGAGCGGCGGCGGCGCAACTACTTCTTCCTGTTGGGGCGGCTGCGGGACGTGTCCGCGCCGCTGTTCAACCAGCTGCCCGCGGGGGTGTGCCCGCTCTTCTACCCATTGGTGGTGGCGGACAAGGCGGAGGTGCTGGCGAGGCTGCACTCCAAGGGCATCGAGGCCATCGACTTCTGGAAACACTTCCATCCGGCGTGCGACGCCTCGGCCTTCCCGGAGGTGGCGCAGCTGCGGCGGAGCATCGTGGAGATTCCCTGCCACCAGGATCTCTCGCCGGAGGTGATGGCGGAGGTGGCCACGGTGGTGCGAGGCGCGCTCACGCAGGATCGCCGTACGCGCAAGCACGCGGGCTGA
- a CDS encoding GNAT family N-acetyltransferase codes for MEARQLTSAPRVVEVADRTTFMALEPEWNALVESTADEPFYRHEFFRIWLDDFAPEARLRVFTLRDGEGRLSAALPLMAGRVSMYGVPVRQLSATANPHSCRFDLLARDPGEASAAFLEHLRGDKNWDVLLLTDVPEGGAGWSLYAAAKAAGLSVGTWESLQSPYIPLPGSWEAYQKTLQSKFKANCRRRRRKLEEKGRVTVERVEGGLELEAKLEEGFALEASGWKGRRGTAMAQDARTRGFYSELARTAAYEGRLALFFMRLDGRAVAFQYALEYGGRYFLLKPGYDESLGDCSPGQLLMEDVLRDCVTRGLREFDFLGPDMVWKRDWTDKVRRHTWLYVFNDTALGRAMCAAKFRWAPVAREVVARWKK; via the coding sequence ATGGAAGCCAGACAGCTCACCTCCGCACCGCGTGTCGTCGAGGTGGCCGACCGGACCACCTTCATGGCGCTGGAGCCGGAGTGGAACGCGCTCGTGGAGTCCACGGCTGATGAGCCTTTCTACCGTCATGAATTCTTTCGGATATGGCTGGATGATTTCGCCCCGGAGGCGCGGCTGCGAGTGTTCACGCTGCGGGATGGGGAGGGACGCCTCAGCGCGGCCCTGCCGCTGATGGCCGGGCGTGTCTCCATGTACGGAGTGCCGGTGCGGCAGCTCTCCGCCACGGCCAATCCGCATTCATGCCGTTTCGATCTGCTGGCGCGCGATCCCGGGGAGGCCTCGGCGGCGTTCCTCGAGCACCTGCGCGGAGACAAGAACTGGGACGTGCTGCTGCTCACGGACGTGCCCGAGGGTGGCGCTGGCTGGAGCCTGTACGCGGCGGCGAAGGCGGCGGGGCTGTCCGTGGGGACGTGGGAGTCCCTGCAGTCGCCCTACATCCCGCTGCCGGGCTCGTGGGAGGCGTACCAGAAGACGCTGCAGTCCAAGTTCAAGGCCAACTGCCGCCGACGGCGCCGCAAGCTGGAGGAGAAGGGCCGCGTCACGGTGGAGCGCGTGGAAGGCGGGCTCGAGCTGGAGGCGAAGCTGGAGGAGGGCTTCGCGCTGGAGGCGAGCGGCTGGAAGGGCCGGCGGGGCACGGCGATGGCGCAGGACGCGCGCACGCGGGGCTTCTATTCGGAGCTGGCGCGCACGGCGGCGTACGAGGGCCGGCTGGCGCTGTTCTTCATGAGGTTGGACGGGCGGGCGGTGGCCTTCCAGTACGCGCTGGAGTACGGCGGGCGCTACTTCCTGCTCAAGCCTGGCTACGACGAGTCGCTGGGCGACTGCAGCCCGGGACAGCTCCTCATGGAGGACGTGCTGCGCGACTGCGTGACGCGGGGCCTGCGCGAGTTCGATTTCCTCGGGCCGGACATGGTGTGGAAGCGGGACTGGACGGACAAGGTGCGCCGCCACACGTGGCTCTACGTCTTCAACGATACGGCTTTGGGTCGCGCGATGTGCGCGGCCAAGTTCCGCTGGGCCCCGGTGGCCAGGGAGGTGGTGGCGCGATGGAAGAAATGA
- a CDS encoding FAD-dependent oxidoreductase, producing the protein MPTSSPLPLPPRPVGKHAIVFGGSMTGLISAGVLSRYFERVTLVERDRFPDGPNPRKGIPQAQHAHALLMRGLNIIADTFPGVLEDLEAAGAAVVDVGDSTAAFGAGGWRRRYHVGVRASSQSRLLIDWVVRKRLLTFANVRILDGREVVGLKTSADRALITGLQLQAPGGGQEETLEGDWVVDASGRGSRMPQWLESLGYPRVEETHIHVDVGYVSRLYQKPPGFAPGWDMLALTPKLPQQRRLGLILSIEGNRWLVQLAGWLGEVPSADNAAFLEFARGLPQPHLYEAIKNAEPIGPINSHRFPHNQRRHYERMPRFPEGLAVVGDAVCSFNPIYGQGMTSSALQVQAMGESLREGLHGASTRYRQRAGQLLNGLWTLATLGDLSIPEVKGKRPPGFGLIHWYVDRLQTLTNYDEGAMKTFTRVQHMLESPTALFSPRMLMKVLTAQPDKAALIPGPAPIAATPRQAA; encoded by the coding sequence ATGCCAACCTCAAGCCCCCTCCCCCTTCCCCCCAGGCCCGTCGGCAAGCACGCCATCGTCTTTGGCGGCAGCATGACGGGGCTGATCTCCGCGGGTGTCCTGTCCCGTTACTTCGAGCGTGTCACGCTGGTGGAACGCGACCGCTTCCCGGATGGACCGAACCCGCGCAAAGGCATCCCCCAGGCGCAGCACGCTCATGCCCTGCTCATGCGGGGACTGAACATCATCGCCGACACCTTCCCAGGTGTCCTGGAGGATCTGGAAGCCGCCGGGGCGGCAGTGGTGGACGTGGGCGACTCCACCGCCGCCTTTGGAGCTGGCGGTTGGCGTCGGCGGTATCATGTGGGCGTCAGGGCCTCCTCGCAGAGCCGGTTGCTGATCGACTGGGTCGTCCGCAAGCGCCTGCTGACCTTCGCGAACGTACGCATCCTCGATGGACGTGAAGTGGTGGGCTTGAAGACGAGCGCGGACCGGGCCCTCATCACGGGCCTCCAGCTCCAGGCCCCTGGTGGCGGGCAGGAGGAGACGCTGGAGGGCGACTGGGTGGTGGACGCCAGCGGCCGTGGATCTCGCATGCCCCAGTGGCTGGAGTCACTGGGCTACCCCCGCGTGGAGGAGACGCACATCCACGTGGACGTGGGTTACGTCAGCCGACTCTACCAGAAGCCGCCGGGCTTCGCGCCGGGATGGGACATGCTCGCCCTCACGCCCAAGCTGCCCCAGCAACGGCGGCTCGGACTGATCCTGAGCATCGAGGGAAACCGATGGCTCGTGCAGTTGGCGGGCTGGCTGGGCGAGGTCCCCTCCGCGGACAACGCGGCGTTTCTCGAGTTCGCCCGCGGCCTGCCCCAACCGCACCTCTACGAAGCCATCAAGAACGCGGAGCCGATCGGGCCCATCAACAGCCACCGTTTCCCGCACAACCAGCGGCGCCACTATGAGCGCATGCCCCGCTTCCCCGAGGGCCTGGCGGTGGTCGGCGATGCCGTCTGCTCGTTCAATCCCATCTACGGCCAGGGCATGACCTCGAGCGCGCTGCAGGTCCAGGCGATGGGTGAGTCCCTGCGAGAGGGGCTGCACGGTGCCTCCACGCGCTACCGCCAGCGGGCGGGCCAGCTCCTCAATGGACTCTGGACCCTCGCGACGCTCGGGGACCTGAGCATCCCCGAGGTGAAGGGCAAGCGCCCGCCGGGGTTCGGCCTGATCCACTGGTACGTCGACCGGCTCCAGACACTCACCAACTACGACGAGGGCGCGATGAAGACCTTCACACGGGTGCAACACATGCTCGAATCGCCCACGGCCCTGTTCTCCCCGCGGATGCTGATGAAGGTGCTCACCGCCCAGCCCGACAAGGCCGCCCTCATCCCCGGCCCGGCCCCCATCGCCGCCACCCCACGGCAGGCGGCCTGA
- a CDS encoding gluconeogenesis factor YvcK family protein, which produces MGGGTGLPMVLRGLARRAAPKLGDPGLDITAVVAMSDDGGSSGRLRRTRGVLPPGDVRNCLVALAGGKSQSPLSEVFQYRFAGKRGLAGHAVGNLLIAALAELKGDFLEAVRVSGELLGIKGRVLPSTTSPVQLVAQMDDSTEVVGESAICRAHGRIRKVLLSPRSPPPVDGLIEAIHTADLIAIGPGSLYSSVMPNLLVDGVAQALCETRALKVMVANLMTQPGETDGMDCLDHVRAVIDHVGPVLDAVLLNGTAPSEEAARRYALKGQFPVRVDRRALISAGVVPVEADLLKEGSRIRHDSRKVARCLMKMARCGL; this is translated from the coding sequence ATGGGCGGTGGGACGGGGCTCCCCATGGTGCTTCGCGGCCTGGCCCGGCGCGCGGCTCCCAAGCTGGGGGATCCCGGCCTGGATATCACCGCCGTGGTGGCGATGAGCGACGACGGGGGCAGCTCCGGCCGGCTGCGCCGCACCCGCGGGGTGCTGCCTCCCGGGGACGTGCGCAACTGTCTGGTGGCCCTGGCGGGCGGCAAGAGCCAGAGTCCCCTGAGCGAGGTCTTCCAGTACCGCTTCGCCGGGAAGCGCGGGCTGGCGGGGCACGCGGTGGGCAACCTGCTGATCGCCGCGCTCGCCGAGCTCAAGGGGGACTTCCTGGAGGCGGTGCGCGTCTCCGGGGAGCTGCTGGGGATAAAGGGCCGGGTGCTGCCCAGCACCACCTCGCCGGTGCAGCTGGTGGCGCAGATGGATGACTCCACCGAGGTGGTGGGCGAGAGCGCCATCTGTCGCGCCCATGGCCGCATCCGCAAGGTGCTGCTCAGCCCGCGCTCGCCGCCTCCGGTGGACGGGCTCATCGAGGCCATCCACACCGCGGACCTGATCGCGATCGGCCCGGGCTCGCTGTACTCGAGCGTGATGCCCAACCTGCTCGTGGACGGGGTGGCCCAGGCGCTGTGCGAGACGCGGGCGCTCAAGGTGATGGTGGCCAACCTGATGACGCAGCCGGGTGAGACGGACGGCATGGACTGCCTGGATCACGTGCGCGCCGTCATCGACCACGTGGGCCCGGTGCTGGACGCGGTGCTGCTCAATGGCACCGCGCCCTCCGAGGAGGCCGCCCGTCGCTACGCGCTCAAGGGCCAGTTCCCCGTCCGGGTGGATCGCCGCGCCCTCATCAGCGCGGGTGTCGTGCCGGTGGAGGCGGACCTCCTCAAGGAGGGCTCGCGCATCCGCCACGACAGCCGCAAGGTGGCGCGCTGCCTGATGAAGATGGCGCGCTGCGGGTTGTAG